The proteins below come from a single Candidatus Zixiibacteriota bacterium genomic window:
- a CDS encoding TonB-dependent receptor — MSQTLHSIEGRVLDLTTRRPIAGATIEIDGRSILSAADEDGRFIISDLDSAEYQVSVSHVGYHEVIRYVSLRRNATGHIAIFLEPRTIPVDGITVTATPFSEDKFVVPAGVSVTPREKFAERFATTTAEVLREEPGVLVQKTTAGHGAPIVRGLIGKHVLLLYDGVRLNKPTFRSGGNQYLNTIDLGSLEKIELLRGPSSVMYGSEAMGGTINLIPMRAPSAGEGVRLHPRFCSQYSSADNGRSVHMNLNGNYNRVSASIGGTYRKVGDLHAGGEIGDQVPTGWEETAIRTCASYRIADRTTLKLDYLAVRQNNVPRYDNYVTGDYQQYVYDPQDRDLGVLTIESKLLCSFVHSVRLNVSYQREIEGRIQQRTGKSDITTDMDRIATWGNAFQMSTMILPSHWLSVGWEYYSDKINSERYTVSNGTKTCERGAYPDDSRYRSAGFFIQDEYTIRRRLRFTLGARYSYFEMESPLEDPFGLFLESYQNLTGAAALCYELLPTANLMASWSRGFRAPSLNDAVVLKKSSSGVDAPSFGLNPEISSNFEAGVKLQRSSMNGSLLLYYNQLSGLIDRKPGVYDGKTFYDENGDGEKDPSEYDIYQRTNVGDSRIYGFEFDYAAWITRTLELRANSFWTFGENQTDHEPLSRIPPLMGMLSLRAHTSMNSWIEGYVRAAGSQRRLSQRDIDDTRIAENGTPSWATLNLRSEIRFGDITLNAGIQNITDSEYKEHGSGVYSAGRSFSISLRMEPEW; from the coding sequence ATGTCTCAGACACTCCACTCGATTGAAGGGAGAGTCCTCGACCTGACTACCCGTAGGCCGATTGCAGGCGCTACGATAGAAATCGATGGAAGGTCCATTCTCAGCGCTGCCGATGAGGATGGCAGATTTATCATCTCCGATCTCGATTCGGCAGAATATCAAGTATCCGTATCGCATGTGGGGTATCACGAAGTTATCCGCTATGTGTCTCTTCGAAGGAATGCTACCGGGCATATTGCGATATTCCTTGAACCGAGGACGATTCCCGTTGACGGCATCACAGTGACGGCGACGCCTTTTTCCGAAGACAAATTCGTCGTGCCTGCCGGAGTGTCGGTCACTCCGAGAGAGAAGTTCGCCGAACGGTTCGCAACGACTACCGCAGAGGTTCTCCGCGAGGAACCGGGCGTGCTCGTGCAGAAGACTACTGCCGGTCATGGTGCGCCTATAGTGCGCGGTCTTATCGGCAAGCATGTTCTGCTGCTCTACGATGGTGTTCGCCTGAACAAGCCGACGTTTCGATCCGGGGGTAATCAATATCTGAACACTATCGATCTCGGTTCACTCGAGAAGATTGAATTGCTCAGAGGACCGTCATCGGTTATGTACGGCAGTGAAGCGATGGGGGGCACAATCAATCTGATTCCGATGCGGGCGCCCTCTGCCGGGGAGGGAGTCAGGCTTCATCCGAGATTCTGCAGCCAATATTCGAGTGCAGATAATGGCAGAAGCGTTCACATGAATTTGAACGGAAACTACAATCGTGTGTCTGCATCCATTGGTGGGACATACAGGAAGGTCGGGGACCTTCACGCAGGAGGAGAAATCGGTGACCAGGTACCGACAGGATGGGAGGAAACTGCCATACGCACCTGTGCTTCCTACCGCATTGCTGATCGGACCACTCTGAAACTCGACTACCTGGCAGTCAGGCAGAACAATGTCCCCAGATATGACAATTATGTGACGGGCGACTATCAGCAATATGTCTACGATCCGCAGGATCGAGATCTCGGTGTATTGACTATCGAATCGAAGTTACTCTGCTCATTCGTTCATTCAGTGCGTCTGAATGTATCTTATCAAAGAGAGATTGAAGGCAGAATTCAGCAGCGCACCGGCAAATCGGACATCACCACGGATATGGACAGGATAGCGACCTGGGGCAACGCTTTCCAGATGTCCACGATGATTTTGCCTAGTCATTGGCTCAGCGTCGGGTGGGAATACTATTCCGACAAGATCAACAGCGAAAGATACACCGTCAGCAACGGCACAAAGACCTGTGAACGGGGTGCGTACCCAGATGATTCACGCTATCGATCGGCCGGATTCTTCATTCAGGATGAGTACACTATCAGGCGTCGGCTGCGTTTCACACTCGGAGCGAGATACAGCTATTTCGAAATGGAATCGCCTCTCGAAGATCCATTTGGACTCTTCCTGGAATCGTATCAAAACCTGACCGGAGCTGCCGCGCTCTGCTATGAGCTTCTGCCGACTGCAAATCTTATGGCAAGCTGGTCTCGAGGATTCCGCGCGCCGAGTTTGAACGATGCTGTAGTCCTTAAGAAATCGAGTAGCGGAGTCGATGCCCCGAGTTTCGGTTTGAATCCGGAAATCAGCAGCAACTTCGAAGCAGGCGTCAAACTTCAGAGATCATCTATGAACGGCAGCCTCCTTCTGTACTACAATCAGCTCAGTGGTCTAATCGATCGAAAGCCGGGTGTTTACGACGGAAAGACATTCTATGATGAGAATGGCGATGGAGAGAAAGACCCCAGTGAGTACGATATATACCAGCGGACTAATGTCGGGGATTCTCGCATCTATGGGTTCGAATTTGATTATGCGGCGTGGATCACTCGCACGCTGGAGCTACGCGCGAATAGCTTCTGGACATTCGGCGAGAATCAGACTGACCATGAACCTCTGAGCAGAATTCCCCCGCTGATGGGGATGTTATCACTCAGAGCACACACGAGTATGAACTCCTGGATTGAGGGGTATGTGCGTGCGGCGGGATCGCAAAGGCGGCTCTCCCAGCGTGATATCGACGACACCCGCATTGCGGAGAATGGCACACCGTCTTGGGCTACACTCAATCTGCGTTCAGAGATCAGGTTTGGTGACATTACTCTTAATGCTGGAATACAGAACATCACTGACTCAGAGTACAAGGAGCATGGCTCCGGTGTATATTCCGCAGGACGATCGTTTTCGATTTCGCTACGAATGGAACCTGAGTGGTGA
- a CDS encoding ABC transporter permease, protein MYRNYLTVAYRSLARQKVHFAINIVGLSVAIACLLLISLFIRDERSFDSFHTNADTIYRVIDCTKEQDASIRGGTVVATPVGPALMQNFPQVERAVRILWAPPAVVKYGDKIFGEDVRCVDDEFFQMFSFPLLAGDSISALKEPYSVVINEEIAVKYFGNDDPLGKTLTLSLGGEPSEYTVTAVSKQPPDNSTIDFSFLIPIERHPDYQRLSNKWNSSSCVTYVQISDPLEAEQLEKAIPEFLARMRGYNTPPTTIDSNGETREYPHFLGFQPLRDMHLNPHSKYGIGSSSTPERSYILAGIALLILLMACINFTTLAIGRLTARVLEVGARKALGANRTQLAGQFMTETQLLSFVAMIVGVALAELLLPVFNSLSGKHLSIGLFSGIETPVSLLVIAVIVGLLAGCYPALVMSKLGVVDALRGRSTVGNKNLVMRGLVVLQFALSIFLVASTAVMSSQMQFIRDTDLGYDSNQLLSIPTYTGWGDEGEKLLSRYRNRLAGVPSVTGVTGMDYSFSRGYDQEGWMANGESRTALAYRVDPDFIAIVGAELVDGRDFSGCLPIDATGAIIVNETLVREFGLDRAVGEPLTGWGRDVMRDSIDPTIVGVISDIHFGSLRRKITPVVLHLNSKMSISNILVRISPENIQSTLYQLEKEWRIAAPDKPFDYAFVDEHVAMQYRDVRRWEQVIGYSSAFAIVIAGLGLFGLASFAAEQRTKEIGIRKVLGATASGIVAMISKEFLILVTIANIIAWPVAYHFMNHWLQNFAYRTNIGIETFLLAGSVALTIALITVSSQAFKAARTNPVDSLKHE, encoded by the coding sequence ATGTATAGAAACTATCTGACAGTAGCCTATCGGTCACTCGCCCGACAGAAAGTACATTTTGCAATCAACATCGTCGGGCTCTCAGTGGCGATTGCATGCCTGCTGCTCATATCGCTGTTCATCAGGGACGAGCGCAGCTTCGATTCATTTCACACAAACGCTGACACAATCTACAGAGTGATCGACTGCACGAAAGAGCAGGATGCGAGCATACGCGGCGGTACGGTAGTCGCCACACCGGTCGGACCAGCTCTCATGCAAAACTTTCCGCAGGTGGAAAGAGCCGTTAGAATCCTGTGGGCACCTCCTGCTGTGGTGAAGTACGGCGATAAGATATTCGGAGAGGACGTGCGTTGTGTAGATGACGAGTTCTTTCAGATGTTCTCATTTCCGCTGCTCGCGGGAGATTCGATCAGCGCGCTGAAGGAGCCGTACTCCGTTGTAATCAATGAAGAGATCGCTGTCAAGTATTTCGGGAATGACGATCCTCTCGGAAAAACACTTACACTCTCGCTGGGAGGTGAGCCGTCCGAATACACGGTGACTGCTGTTTCAAAGCAACCTCCGGATAATTCGACCATTGACTTCAGCTTTCTAATCCCCATCGAAAGACATCCCGATTATCAGCGGTTATCGAACAAATGGAACAGCAGTTCCTGCGTGACATACGTTCAGATCTCAGACCCGCTGGAGGCAGAACAACTCGAAAAGGCGATACCTGAATTCCTCGCAAGGATGCGTGGATACAACACGCCTCCCACAACGATCGATAGCAATGGTGAAACCAGGGAGTATCCCCACTTCCTCGGCTTTCAGCCACTGCGAGATATGCATCTCAATCCTCACAGCAAATATGGCATCGGCAGCAGCAGCACTCCTGAGAGATCTTACATCCTCGCAGGAATCGCTCTTCTGATACTGCTTATGGCTTGCATAAACTTCACCACACTCGCAATCGGCCGACTGACCGCACGGGTTCTCGAAGTCGGTGCTCGGAAAGCTCTCGGCGCAAACAGAACCCAACTTGCGGGGCAGTTCATGACCGAGACCCAACTGCTTAGTTTTGTAGCTATGATCGTGGGCGTGGCACTTGCCGAGCTCCTTCTTCCGGTATTCAACTCTCTTTCTGGCAAACATTTGTCAATCGGCCTCTTCTCCGGCATTGAAACGCCAGTCAGCCTGCTAGTGATAGCGGTTATCGTAGGCTTATTGGCCGGTTGCTATCCGGCCCTTGTCATGTCAAAACTCGGTGTCGTCGACGCACTGCGCGGTCGGAGTACTGTGGGTAACAAAAATCTCGTCATGCGCGGACTCGTCGTGCTGCAGTTTGCGCTGTCGATATTCCTCGTAGCCTCGACTGCAGTAATGTCAAGCCAAATGCAATTCATACGGGACACGGATCTCGGATACGATTCCAATCAGCTATTATCGATCCCGACATATACGGGGTGGGGGGACGAAGGCGAGAAGCTGCTTTCACGATACAGGAATCGCCTCGCGGGAGTTCCCTCGGTTACCGGTGTTACGGGAATGGACTACTCGTTCAGCAGAGGATATGATCAAGAGGGCTGGATGGCGAACGGGGAGTCTCGTACGGCGCTCGCTTACAGGGTCGATCCCGATTTTATTGCTATTGTTGGGGCAGAACTTGTAGACGGACGAGATTTCTCCGGATGTCTTCCAATCGATGCAACCGGAGCGATCATAGTCAACGAAACACTCGTGAGAGAATTCGGCCTGGACCGCGCAGTCGGCGAGCCACTGACCGGTTGGGGTAGAGATGTTATGCGCGATTCCATTGACCCGACAATTGTCGGAGTGATATCGGACATTCATTTCGGATCACTGCGCCGAAAGATCACGCCGGTCGTCCTTCATCTGAACTCGAAGATGTCTATCTCCAACATTCTCGTCAGAATCTCTCCTGAGAATATCCAGTCTACGCTTTACCAACTGGAGAAAGAATGGCGAATCGCCGCTCCGGACAAGCCCTTCGATTACGCATTCGTGGATGAGCACGTCGCCATGCAATATCGTGATGTGCGCCGGTGGGAACAAGTCATCGGCTATTCTTCTGCGTTTGCTATTGTGATTGCAGGTCTTGGGCTTTTCGGCCTGGCATCATTTGCCGCTGAGCAAAGAACCAAAGAGATTGGGATCAGAAAGGTGCTCGGGGCAACGGCGTCCGGAATAGTAGCCATGATCTCGAAAGAATTCCTGATTCTGGTGACCATCGCAAACATCATTGCATGGCCTGTCGCATATCATTTCATGAACCACTGGTTGCAGAATTTCGCATATCGCACGAACATCGGTATCGAGACATTCTTGCTGGCGGGCTCAGTTGCTCTGACAATTGCTTTGATCACCGTAAGCTCTCAGGCATTTAAGGCTGCAAGGACCAATCCGGTTGATTCACTGAAGCATGAATGA
- a CDS encoding ABC transporter ATP-binding protein, producing the protein MIRMKGITKRYTTKSVTTHVLRGIDLAVDAGEFVTIMGPSGAGKSTLLHIIGMLDDPTEGEYYLSGEAVHQLSDKRRSQLHKEFVGFIFQAYHLIDDLTVYENLETPLLYQKIKSAERKSRVCDILDRFQIVGKKDLFPSQLSGGHQQLVGVARAVISEPKLILADEPTGSLHSAQGKEIMELLKKLNYDGTTIIQVTHSDECAACSKRVVRLLDGWITK; encoded by the coding sequence ATGATACGCATGAAGGGCATCACAAAGCGATATACGACCAAGTCGGTGACAACACACGTTCTCAGAGGAATCGACCTCGCAGTAGATGCGGGGGAGTTTGTTACGATCATGGGGCCGTCCGGTGCCGGCAAGTCAACGCTTCTGCACATCATCGGCATGCTCGATGACCCAACCGAGGGTGAATACTATCTTTCCGGTGAGGCCGTCCATCAACTGAGCGACAAGCGACGTTCGCAGCTCCATAAGGAATTCGTCGGGTTTATTTTCCAGGCCTATCATCTGATCGATGACCTGACAGTGTACGAGAATCTGGAGACGCCGCTTCTGTATCAGAAGATCAAGTCAGCCGAGCGGAAAAGCAGGGTCTGCGATATTCTGGACAGATTCCAGATTGTCGGCAAGAAAGATCTGTTTCCGAGTCAACTGTCAGGCGGCCATCAGCAGTTGGTCGGAGTGGCACGCGCTGTGATTTCGGAGCCAAAGCTGATTTTGGCTGATGAACCCACCGGCAGTCTTCATTCCGCTCAGGGCAAAGAGATCATGGAGTTGCTGAAGAAACTTAACTACGACGGCACAACGATCATCCAGGTCACGCATTCCGATGAATGCGCAGCCTGCAGCAAGAGAGTTGTTAGATTACTTGACGGTTGGATCACTAAGTAA
- a CDS encoding NAD(P)H-hydrate dehydratase yields MKLVTAKQMQVIDAEAIQNRGIPSIELMENAGRGIAELARTILDDDVTVTDIALFCGKGNNGGDGFVIGRYLHEWGASVHFYLLGMIGDLKGDAAVNCNRAVEQNLPISEIKSEGDLPYLIATDLVIDAIFGTGFEGEVRGLAAPCIELMNASGAPILAVDAPSGLNCDTGEVSGVCVQAFATGTLALPKIGQFLYPGRSYVGTLEVIPIGIPDDVVEQAAIKINLIDQESVNRLLPVRLPTAHKGTCGKLFILAGSRGYTGAACLAAESSIRSGVGLCYLGVPMGLNPIFETKLTEVITRPLPDVAKKQCLALRGMGEIRQYLKDADAAVIGPGLGTHHETRELIRRLIPDLAIPTIIDADGLNAIENHSDELSKCGAPLVITPHPGELSRLIDVDVPSIAKDRMTYALDAAQRFGCVVLLKGAPTFVADPSGEVFVNPTGNAGMATGGTGDILSGIIGAFLAQGISPLNAACIGAYIHGRAADVAVRDIGPTALIPSDIISYLAEVYMSFNR; encoded by the coding sequence ATGAAGCTTGTAACAGCGAAACAGATGCAGGTTATTGATGCCGAAGCTATACAGAATCGCGGCATTCCCAGCATCGAGTTGATGGAGAACGCCGGCAGAGGGATTGCCGAGTTAGCGCGGACTATCCTCGATGACGATGTCACAGTTACCGACATTGCCCTGTTCTGCGGCAAAGGCAACAATGGCGGTGATGGTTTCGTGATTGGCCGCTACCTTCACGAGTGGGGAGCAAGTGTCCACTTCTACCTCCTCGGAATGATAGGCGATCTCAAGGGTGATGCCGCAGTCAATTGTAATAGAGCCGTTGAACAGAATCTGCCGATTTCCGAAATAAAGTCCGAGGGCGATCTCCCATATCTAATAGCAACTGATCTCGTCATTGATGCGATTTTCGGTACCGGCTTCGAGGGGGAGGTCCGCGGTCTTGCCGCACCATGCATCGAACTGATGAACGCTTCCGGCGCACCGATTCTCGCCGTCGATGCGCCCTCCGGACTCAACTGCGACACAGGCGAAGTCTCTGGCGTCTGCGTTCAGGCGTTTGCGACCGGGACTCTTGCTCTTCCCAAGATCGGACAGTTCCTCTATCCCGGCAGATCATATGTCGGCACGCTGGAGGTCATCCCGATCGGCATTCCCGACGATGTCGTAGAACAGGCCGCCATCAAGATCAACCTGATTGACCAGGAGTCTGTTAATCGGCTGTTGCCAGTACGTCTGCCGACCGCTCACAAGGGCACTTGTGGAAAGCTGTTCATTCTCGCAGGTTCGAGAGGATATACCGGTGCGGCTTGCCTTGCAGCGGAGAGTTCGATAAGATCTGGAGTTGGATTGTGTTATCTCGGGGTTCCGATGGGTCTGAACCCGATATTCGAAACAAAACTGACGGAAGTCATCACTCGGCCACTTCCCGACGTCGCCAAGAAACAGTGCCTGGCGTTGCGTGGAATGGGGGAGATTAGGCAATATCTGAAGGATGCCGACGCTGCAGTGATTGGTCCGGGGCTCGGGACGCACCATGAGACAAGAGAACTTATCAGGCGACTGATACCCGATCTTGCCATACCGACAATCATAGATGCTGACGGTTTGAATGCAATAGAAAACCATTCTGATGAGCTGTCAAAATGCGGAGCTCCTCTGGTGATAACGCCTCATCCGGGCGAGCTTTCGCGACTGATTGACGTGGATGTTCCGTCAATCGCCAAAGACAGAATGACTTACGCGCTTGACGCTGCACAGCGATTCGGCTGCGTCGTGCTGCTCAAGGGTGCACCCACGTTTGTTGCCGATCCTTCGGGAGAGGTCTTCGTTAATCCGACAGGCAATGCAGGCATGGCGACCGGCGGCACAGGAGATATCCTGTCAGGGATCATCGGAGCCTTTCTCGCACAAGGGATTAGCCCCCTGAATGCAGCTTGCATCGGTGCATATATTCATGGGCGCGCAGCGGATGTCGCAGTCCGTGATATCGGCCCTACCGCACTTATTCCGTCCGACATAATATCTTATCTTGCTGAAGTCTACATGTCTTTTAACAGATAG
- a CDS encoding dockerin type I repeat-containing protein produces the protein MSVKKRVMIAIVAALLMVALSALAIGRAVPVVEETPFGVIHSGVSTAPNLPAKGPYSGPQYKPDVSLLRQGGDQIADATPIPGLPFVMGGTTVGYVDDYDEICPYNEPGSPDVVYVYTAPLNVTVDITLCNGSTYDTKLYLYENVYTPGAPYACNDDACPGYVSALWGLSLMGGNSYYIVIDGYGGDAGDYLIEIYEHVECILECPPGATDEGEPCGDDMNGGCGSDPVVFRPINCGETDCGTIWADADFRDTDWYQLFLESDATIIFTGVAEQPLQIGYVTGCPMGAPECTCVLGLEPYAQSAPCEEASIQMDLTAGEHWLWVGSQLFDGYPCGTSNDYIITLMCEGDILPPYTVITHPSDTAWWNDHPYFSESVMVEAIDYLNESVIQYTTFDIYNEGIWQPFGIDYDGSDYMKDDYDSASSGDGWSATLVAAQMDPPLTEGYYSVRATMTAINGLVTSDTITVYYDPFPPVPTIFYPEVFNYVTSPPVEIMFTTQADNVAEMVVTVLPVPQGYEAPIKRPRGPLDCFQGYNKGIPSFNQNDLYPDADDGSNYGCYPTAVAACLKYWAGNGFPGLDGNGTMTDGQMVNEVADSMGTNRNSGTNDANAKAGTLKYIEGKLGPCKFKVEHVTGNDVTLKRYLKEMFENDEDVIPSDHHHVVTANSFCVHPQFYVDFMDPATGSEVQSTDWGKGFDGHKLTDMLVISPKEDSTVEIPDSVGWPTEDPPGSGTYGYEWDPDPTEYPPGYAYLVEVVIIDELGHVGWDMVKIEFPFDYLIGDCDGSGAVDIDDVVYVIQYIFAGGPPPDPIESGDVDCSGAIDIDDVVYLIQYIFGGGPPPGDPNNDGIPDC, from the coding sequence GTGTCTGTCAAGAAAAGAGTAATGATAGCTATTGTCGCGGCACTTCTCATGGTGGCGCTATCAGCGCTTGCCATCGGGAGAGCTGTTCCTGTCGTTGAGGAGACTCCATTCGGAGTCATCCATTCGGGTGTATCAACTGCGCCGAATCTTCCCGCAAAGGGACCATACAGCGGTCCGCAGTACAAACCTGACGTCAGCCTTCTCCGCCAAGGTGGGGATCAGATCGCCGATGCCACTCCGATTCCGGGGCTGCCGTTTGTAATGGGTGGTACCACTGTCGGGTATGTCGACGACTACGATGAGATTTGTCCTTACAACGAGCCCGGTTCGCCGGATGTTGTCTATGTTTACACGGCGCCTCTCAATGTTACGGTGGATATTACGCTCTGCAATGGATCGACTTATGACACGAAGTTGTATCTGTATGAAAATGTGTACACACCCGGAGCGCCGTATGCCTGCAACGATGACGCCTGCCCCGGCTATGTATCTGCTCTCTGGGGCCTCAGTCTTATGGGGGGCAATAGCTACTATATCGTGATCGATGGCTACGGTGGCGACGCTGGTGATTATCTGATTGAGATATATGAGCATGTGGAATGTATTCTCGAATGTCCCCCCGGCGCAACCGACGAAGGGGAGCCGTGCGGTGATGACATGAACGGAGGATGCGGTTCTGATCCGGTTGTTTTCAGGCCGATCAACTGCGGCGAGACAGATTGTGGTACTATCTGGGCCGATGCCGACTTTCGTGATACCGACTGGTATCAATTATTCCTCGAATCGGATGCAACGATCATATTCACCGGTGTGGCCGAACAACCGCTCCAGATAGGTTACGTCACCGGCTGTCCTATGGGTGCGCCTGAGTGCACGTGTGTTCTCGGGCTGGAGCCGTACGCTCAGTCTGCGCCTTGCGAAGAGGCGTCTATTCAGATGGATCTCACCGCCGGCGAGCACTGGCTCTGGGTAGGGAGTCAACTGTTCGATGGTTACCCCTGTGGAACCAGCAACGATTATATCATCACTTTGATGTGTGAGGGTGACATACTGCCACCGTACACGGTCATTACGCACCCAAGCGATACCGCGTGGTGGAACGATCACCCCTATTTCAGCGAGTCTGTGATGGTCGAAGCTATCGACTATCTGAACGAATCTGTAATCCAATACACAACGTTTGATATCTACAACGAGGGCATCTGGCAGCCGTTTGGGATCGATTACGACGGCAGCGATTACATGAAAGATGACTATGACTCTGCTTCCAGTGGCGATGGCTGGAGCGCAACGCTGGTAGCCGCGCAGATGGATCCCCCGCTCACAGAAGGCTACTATTCAGTCCGAGCGACCATGACAGCAATCAATGGGCTGGTGACTTCGGATACTATTACCGTTTATTATGATCCGTTCCCACCTGTTCCCACGATATTCTATCCCGAGGTGTTTAACTACGTGACCTCTCCCCCGGTGGAGATCATGTTCACAACACAGGCGGATAATGTTGCTGAGATGGTCGTCACAGTTCTGCCGGTGCCGCAGGGATATGAGGCACCAATCAAACGGCCACGAGGACCACTCGACTGTTTCCAGGGATACAACAAGGGGATTCCGAGTTTCAATCAGAATGATCTCTATCCCGATGCCGATGATGGCAGCAACTACGGCTGCTATCCAACGGCTGTCGCCGCCTGTCTGAAATATTGGGCGGGCAATGGATTTCCTGGGCTTGATGGCAACGGCACTATGACCGACGGTCAGATGGTGAACGAAGTTGCGGATTCGATGGGAACCAATCGCAATTCCGGCACCAATGATGCCAATGCAAAGGCAGGAACTCTAAAATACATCGAAGGGAAGCTGGGACCTTGTAAGTTTAAAGTCGAGCATGTCACCGGCAATGATGTAACCCTGAAGCGGTATCTCAAGGAGATGTTTGAAAACGACGAAGATGTAATTCCATCTGACCACCATCACGTTGTGACAGCGAATTCATTCTGCGTACATCCCCAGTTCTATGTCGACTTCATGGATCCGGCGACCGGATCCGAAGTGCAATCGACTGATTGGGGCAAGGGTTTCGATGGGCACAAGCTCACCGATATGCTCGTGATATCTCCGAAAGAGGATTCTACCGTCGAGATACCCGATAGCGTTGGTTGGCCGACAGAAGACCCTCCCGGGTCCGGAACCTATGGCTACGAATGGGATCCCGATCCGACAGAGTACCCGCCCGGATACGCATACCTGGTCGAGGTTGTCATTATCGATGAACTCGGACATGTCGGCTGGGATATGGTGAAGATCGAATTCCCGTTCGACTACCTGATCGGCGATTGCGACGGAAGCGGTGCGGTCGACATCGATGATGTTGTGTATGTCATTCAATACATTTTCGCCGGTGGCCCGCCACCTGATCCGATCGAGTCTGGTGATGTCGACTGCTCCGGAGCGATTGATATCGACGATGTCGTCTATCTGATTCAGTACATCTTCGGAGGCGGCCCTCCGCCTGGCGATCCGAATAATGATGGAATTCCGGATTGTTGA
- a CDS encoding helix-turn-helix domain-containing protein, which translates to MRLSKDPKWPRYEMVRYAREHGVKPAARAFNTTPRTVGKWLSRWEPGSLRGLEDRRQGPNNRRYDLNKTETGTDESAPVMIRA; encoded by the coding sequence ATGCGGTTAAGTAAAGACCCAAAATGGCCTCGCTACGAGATGGTCAGATATGCCCGGGAGCATGGAGTCAAACCTGCGGCCAGAGCATTCAATACGACTCCCAGGACAGTCGGCAAATGGCTTTCAAGATGGGAACCTGGTTCTCTGAGAGGTCTGGAGGATCGAAGGCAGGGACCGAACAACAGACGCTACGATCTCAACAAAACAGAAACGGGAACCGATGAATCGGCTCCCGTTATGATTCGCGCTTAG